The Balneola sp. genomic sequence TGACCTTTTTAAAGAGTCTGATGGCTTACGGACATTTATTGAAAGTTATGCTAGCCTTGAGTTTACAGATGGAAGCTCAATTACTGTTGAACCAAGTACGGTGGCTGTAATAAGGAAATCACGAATTGATAAATTGGACGAAAGTGCTGATACGGAAATAAGCCTCGTTCAGGGCGGCTTGCTTGCAAAATTATCTGCTGCCGGTAAGGAACGGAGTAAATACATCCTTAATGCGGGTGCTTCTACTTCGGAACTTAAGACTCAAAATTTTTATGCTGAATCCGATGGTCAGGAGACCGTAAAACTCACGAATTACGATGGAACAGCAAATGTGAGTGCCAATGATGTGACTATTACCATCCGTAAAAATGAAGGTACTATTGTACGTGAAGGAGAACCCCCTGCTCCTCCTATTGAGTTATTACCTTCTCCTGAACTAGCATGGGCTTCCAGCGATACAGTTATTTATAATGAGAGTATCATTTTCCCATTTAGACAGGTTGAAGATGCTGTGTCCTATCGCATCGAATACAGTACCTCTTCTTCATTTAGTGCCGAAATAAAAGAAATCACGCTCACATCCAATTCCGCCCGGATAGGAGATTTACCACTTGGAACAACCTTTATTCGTGTACAGGCAATCGACAACCTTGGTCTCAGGGGCCCGTTTTCAGAAGTTACTCGTGTAATTAGAAATGTAGATAATCAACCCCCTGCTATCTTCCTTGAGGAAGTGGCTGGCAATATTGTCTTTACTCTTGAAAATTCCTTCTTAGTACAAGGTGTTACTGAACCTGATGCTAGAGTAGAGATTAATAATGTTCGGGTACCAGTTCAGGCTTCCGGTCGTTTTATCTACCAGGTTCAAAATCTTGGAGTAGATCAAACTGCATCAATAAAATCTATTGATGGATCAGGAAACGTTAATGAATCGAAACTTAGAATTGTTCGCTTAACAGAGGATGTTCTCTTTAACCTCTCGCTTACGGGTTCAATATCCGGTAATAGCATTCGAGTAAATCAGCCTACGGTGACTATGTCTTCAAAGGCATATCCTGAATTGGAAGTCATTATTATTAATGAAGGTACCACCCGTACAGTACAAACAGATTCGCAGGGAAGGTGGGGTATCACAATGAATATGCAAGAAGGCGAACTTTCTATTACATTTAAGGGTATTCGCTCTGGGGTGAACTCCTTAACAAAATCATTTACAGTAGAAGCTAATTAACGGAACATGTTTAAACGAATAACACTTGTTATCGCTTTTTTTGTTTCTGGGTTTTCTGGGTATAGCCAGGAGATGTACCTCTCTATCTCCGGACAAAATGTAGATATTCAAAGTGGCGATAATCGCCACTTATATGATATATGGATTAAACCCGGAGCTAATGCTCAGAATGGAAGCCTTCAGATTTTTGATGCTGGTTTGGGAGGCGCCGTTGATTTAATAACTCAAGAAGATGCGAATACGGTTACTACGTTCGAATTATTCCGATTTGATGAATTATATCGAACCACAGGTAATTCAGTAGCAACGCTTTCAGGTTCACCAACCGCACAAAATAGTCTTGTTACCAAAAGCGAAGAACGTTTTAAAAATAGATGGGTTCCCTTAGCCGATATTTCACCTGGCCCAAATGGGTATATAGTTCGAGTTACTACAGATGAGGGAGATGATGTAAATAGTTTTAATTTCCGGGTTGTATCACCAACAGGACAAGTATTAAGTGGCAGCGCCTGGAAAGTGGTGGCTATCGACCTTTCAGTAGGTGTTTATCGCTCCAGTGCTAATACACTGTTTCAGTTAAAACCTCACATTCTTGATCCTGGAGCTGATGCCCCAAACCTCTCAATAAATGGTCAGGAAGACTCTCGCATAACTATTATCGATGCTTTTGGAGAAACCTACCCAGTAGCAGATTCTGATATGCCTTCTCAACGATTTGGTATTGATAATAACTGGGGACTTCAAATTGGAGGCTCTCAAAGCTGGCTAAATACCCTCACTGTATTTGGGCAACAAGAACCTGTACTCTGGGAATTCGAGCCCATTGCACTCAATGAATTAGAGAAACCTTCTCTAAGCATTAATGAAATTGAAGCCACTCGCTGTACCAATAAAAGGTTTGAGCTTTCTGGTAACGTTTTTACTCAACGTGATCTTGGAAGTGCTCAATGGATATTAAACAGTGAGGTAATAAGTACAGGTAGTGGCCCTACCATCGCATTTGAAGATCGAGGGCAAATCCCGGTTGATGTTCTTATCCCTAATGAGCGTTCTTATTTCCCGGAATATTGGGCGTATACAAAAATCGTTTTTGTTAACACCCCTCCTATTGCCCGCTTAGAATCCCCAAAAGAAATTATATCTCCTTCAGAAGTTCTCACATTATCCGCTGCTGAATCTTATGATCTTGAAGGACAAGAAGTTGATATAACATGGTTCGTAAATGGAACTCGCCGTAATACTGGTCCAAGTTTTGATTTCTCAAACACTGTCTCAGGACTTTACACTATTTCTATACAAGTAGCTGATGGAGGCACCTCATTAAATTGTAGTATTTCTGAACAAGAAGTTCAGGTACGTGTAAATACTCAGCCCTATGCCGAGATAGATGTGGCACCCGTTTCTGGTACTGACGATGAGATCGTATTGAAAGTATCAAATCAAACCGACTCGGATAATGATCAGCTGACATACCTTTGGGCTGGAATTGGAATTCCTCAAAATTCAACTGCTGAGAGCATCGTAGTTCAGCACCAACAGCCTGGTGTTTACCCAGTGCGATTGACAGTAAATGATGGTTCAGGAGCTCAAAATGCAGCCTACTCTGTCAATCAGGTGTATGAAGTTAATGCAGCACCTGTTCCTGAGTTTTCAGTACCTGGTTATGTAGCACCGGGTGATATTTTCGCTTTAAACGGCGTTGAATCAGAAGATCCTAATCAGGATCCATTAATATATATATGGACTGTAAACGATGAAGAAGTAGCTCGAGGTGATGTTTCCACTCTATCACTAAGTAATCCAGGCGATTATGAAATCAAACTTACTGTTGATGATCAGCGAGGAGTAAGCAACTCTGTTCAAAGTCTTACCCAAGTTGTTCATGTAAATGCCCCCCCAAGCCCAATTATTACAGCAGTACCAATTACTTCTACTGCAAAAGTTACTTTTGCTGCCACTCAAAGTTCTGACGCTGAATCAGAATTAGCCTCTTATGACTGGGATTTTGGTGATGGAAACAGAGCATCAGGTCCTCAGGTTGATCATACCTACCAAAGAACGGGAAGCTATACCGTAAGACTGACCGTCGATGATGGCTCAAATCTTAGAAACAGTGTTCAAACTTCAGAACACGTAATTGTTGTTAACAGCTACCCTGTCGCTTCTTTTGAAATACCTGAAGTAGTTGCACCTGGAATAGCATTTACAGCTGATGCAAGCACCAGTACCGACGCTGATGGAGCCATTAGCAAATATGAATGGGAAGCCAATGGATCGGCTGCGGGTATAGGAAGAACGAATACTATTACATTAACTGAATCTGGTTTGCATACCATTTCATTATATGTAACTGATGACTCCGGATTTGATCAGGCAAAAGGCTTTAGCTCAAAACAAGTACGAGTGAACCAGCCCCCTATTCCGGGTTGGAGAACTGAGCCTACTGAAATCGTACCTAATACCGAAATCAAATTCTTTGCTGATCAATCAGTTGATCCTGACGGTAATATAGACAGTTACTTATGGCGTTTTGAGGACGGTACAGAGCTCAAAGGAATGCAAATTCAGCGAATATTTTCGGAAGGCGGGATAAAGAGATTTACTATTACTGTTACCGATAATGACGGACTGGAAAATTCTACTTCTACAGTTGAAGGATTCGTTAACGTAAATCATCAACCTTATATCGTTACCGAAACCGTGGTACGGTCAAATTCGACAACTGTGCGGTTGGATGCTTCTGAAAGCTACGATCTGGACAATGATGCCATTACTTATGAATGGACGTTACCTGATGGCACAAAACGAAAGGAATCATCTTTTAGTTGGACTGCTCCATCTCCAGGGATTCATTTCATTGGCCTTACTTTAGACGATGGACTAGGACTTTCTAATAGTGTCAACAGTGAATCTATCAGGGTAATGGTTAACCGACCTGTTCAGGCGGTTGTTGATTCGGTTATAACTTCATGTAGTGGCCAGACGGTTTTGTTTAATAGTTCAAGGAGTTTCGATCCTGATGGTGATGCATTTAGAGCACAATGGGATTTTGGAAATGGAGTTACCTCCGACGAAGCTAATCCTTCCTATGTTTATGAAACTCCGGGCGTTTATGAAGCAAAACTTACTTTATCCGATGGATTTTCGGGTCAAAGTTCAGTAGCTAAGATTCCCGTCATTATTGAGGGCTCGCCAGTAGCAAAATTGAATTTAGCAGAAGCCACCATCTGTGTGAATACCGCGCTCATGTTCGATGGATCTGAAAGTACTGATCCATCAGGGTCCCTGCCTGCCATGAGTTGGGATATGGGTGATGGAAATTCAGCTACAGGTGCACGATTTGAGCATATCTTCACTGAGCCAGGTGAATACACGGTTACTCTTACCGTTGTAGGTTCAGGATCAGGACAGTGTAGTAATATCAGCCAGGCTACTGCAAAGGTTACTGTTGTAGAAGGCCCGGTTGCCTCCTTCGACTTACCAGAATGGATAGCACCTGGTGAACCGATCATCCTTGATGGATCTGCCTCGTCAGCAGATGGAGGATTTAGAACAGCTAAGTGGATGATTGATACTGAATCGGGAAGCCAGGAGCTGGATGGCCTCACTACTACACATACCTTTAATGAGCCCGGGGAATACTTCGTTACCCTTTACCTGGAAACAAATACAGATACTGATTGCAATACGGTTAGTCTCACAAAATCCATAAAAGTGAATGCTCCTCCCACAATTGTATGGGAACTACCAGACAATATTGTAGCAGGTGAAGATTTAGAACTTAATGCTTTTGCAAGTAGTGACCCTGATGGATTCATCAAGCAGTTCAAGTGGTATATTGATGATGGTTTTGTGAGCTATAATGCAAGCGAACTGGTAAAAGCTATTACTCCAGGACGTCATAAAGTGAATTTAGAAATCCGCGATAATTCTGCTGCATCAAATAACGTGGTTACTATGGAGAAGTATTTCTTCGCTAATAGCAGTCCTCTACCTACCATAGAAGGACCAGCTATTATTTATCAAAACCAGCAGGTAAATCTACGATCCGGACTTGGACAAGACAGGGATGGAGATTTATTAACCACCACTTGGAAATTGGATGGACAAGCCCTTCCATTCCCTCAGTTTACTGTTGATGAGCCGAGAA encodes the following:
- a CDS encoding PKD domain-containing protein, with translation MFKRITLVIAFFVSGFSGYSQEMYLSISGQNVDIQSGDNRHLYDIWIKPGANAQNGSLQIFDAGLGGAVDLITQEDANTVTTFELFRFDELYRTTGNSVATLSGSPTAQNSLVTKSEERFKNRWVPLADISPGPNGYIVRVTTDEGDDVNSFNFRVVSPTGQVLSGSAWKVVAIDLSVGVYRSSANTLFQLKPHILDPGADAPNLSINGQEDSRITIIDAFGETYPVADSDMPSQRFGIDNNWGLQIGGSQSWLNTLTVFGQQEPVLWEFEPIALNELEKPSLSINEIEATRCTNKRFELSGNVFTQRDLGSAQWILNSEVISTGSGPTIAFEDRGQIPVDVLIPNERSYFPEYWAYTKIVFVNTPPIARLESPKEIISPSEVLTLSAAESYDLEGQEVDITWFVNGTRRNTGPSFDFSNTVSGLYTISIQVADGGTSLNCSISEQEVQVRVNTQPYAEIDVAPVSGTDDEIVLKVSNQTDSDNDQLTYLWAGIGIPQNSTAESIVVQHQQPGVYPVRLTVNDGSGAQNAAYSVNQVYEVNAAPVPEFSVPGYVAPGDIFALNGVESEDPNQDPLIYIWTVNDEEVARGDVSTLSLSNPGDYEIKLTVDDQRGVSNSVQSLTQVVHVNAPPSPIITAVPITSTAKVTFAATQSSDAESELASYDWDFGDGNRASGPQVDHTYQRTGSYTVRLTVDDGSNLRNSVQTSEHVIVVNSYPVASFEIPEVVAPGIAFTADASTSTDADGAISKYEWEANGSAAGIGRTNTITLTESGLHTISLYVTDDSGFDQAKGFSSKQVRVNQPPIPGWRTEPTEIVPNTEIKFFADQSVDPDGNIDSYLWRFEDGTELKGMQIQRIFSEGGIKRFTITVTDNDGLENSTSTVEGFVNVNHQPYIVTETVVRSNSTTVRLDASESYDLDNDAITYEWTLPDGTKRKESSFSWTAPSPGIHFIGLTLDDGLGLSNSVNSESIRVMVNRPVQAVVDSVITSCSGQTVLFNSSRSFDPDGDAFRAQWDFGNGVTSDEANPSYVYETPGVYEAKLTLSDGFSGQSSVAKIPVIIEGSPVAKLNLAEATICVNTALMFDGSESTDPSGSLPAMSWDMGDGNSATGARFEHIFTEPGEYTVTLTVVGSGSGQCSNISQATAKVTVVEGPVASFDLPEWIAPGEPIILDGSASSADGGFRTAKWMIDTESGSQELDGLTTTHTFNEPGEYFVTLYLETNTDTDCNTVSLTKSIKVNAPPTIVWELPDNIVAGEDLELNAFASSDPDGFIKQFKWYIDDGFVSYNASELVKAITPGRHKVNLEIRDNSAASNNVVTMEKYFFANSSPLPTIEGPAIIYQNQQVNLRSGLGQDRDGDLLTTTWKLDGQALPFPQFTVDEPRTYRVTLIQNDGRGLPNSADSTILEINPVRVPDVSPSYPEKIVVGGVLSIPTMGVSDSWTFANQNFYETSWRASAAGEQTFHLAWTPLGMELSRRPFTINVVEPLKFTEPATPLIVDWNPVNPTTVVKIPALNRPLSEVQIIWKQAGEEIGRGSQLSPRLIRGQNRFTVEVSDLKVSQSRPISVDVIVTTQ